One Gossypium arboreum isolate Shixiya-1 chromosome 13, ASM2569848v2, whole genome shotgun sequence genomic window, ACTACTTAAGTGAAAAGATTTTATAGAAgattaaaataaaacctaaaaaatAGATTCTACTAAAAACTTTATTATTATAGTGAAATATTGTTATGGCATATGGCTGTTATAGAGAAGGGCTAAATTGTTATagcgaaatatatatatatatatatatatatatatatatatatatataacttgttCTACATTCTCAATATTTACCATCCGTCCATCATACAACATAAACACTAAGTTTGTGACTTCACATAACCTCCCAAAATCAAACTGTTTTGTTATTAACTGCTACCAGGGCATGTCCTTGCATTGTGCCCCTCCTTTCGGCATAACTTGCAGGTGTATATTCTACTTCCAGCGGTCAAAATGTCTCTCACCCCTATCACTTGAGGGCATGTGCGACGATTATGACCACTTTTGCGACAAACTTTGCAACGGTGACGCCTTCTACTTGACCTTCCTTCATTGCTCAACATTGACCTTGGACAAGTTCTTCTGTTATGGCCTTTTTCTCCGCATACTCGACACTTGAACCGCTTGTCTATTGAACTATCTCTAATTTCGGGGCAGTAGTGTCTTCTATGCCCTTCACGGCCACAATTTCTGCAGTAAAATTTGACTCCTGCATCACAAGAAGAAACCAACCTTAAAAGGGACTGCCTATACTGCCCCAGTTGATTGTAAGTATGATATATATAAACAGAAAACTTTTAATGGAAAATGTAAGCAACCTTTCATAGAAACGCTCCGCTTATGTCGGTTCTCTGGATCACTAAAAAAGTCTTTCAAAGCTTCAGAAACGCGCTTCCTTGCTGCAGCTGTTCCTTTTGCTTTCTGCATTTCATATAATATTACTTCCAAAAAGCATCACTTTGCTTCTAAGAAAAGAAAAGCACAAGTTCAAAAACTGGTATATGCTTCTTCTACAATTTCAAATATACCTTGATGGCAGCCACCCTTTGAGCTTGAAGCATAGGATCACGATGAATGatcttcattcttttactaaatAGTCCTGTTTTGGCATTTAGACTCTGCAATCATCCAACTAAACAAAGAAGATTAAATTCATGAAAATGTACATCTTTCTCCAACTTCAAATATATATTCAGAAGAAAGCAATAAGCTGCTTTCAGATAAGTTCACCAAGGCACCTATATTGCCATCAAGCCCCACTAATGGCAGCTTGAAGAGGAAATCTCTTTAAAACAAATGAATGACTAAAACGAAGGCCTAAAATTGTCACAATAAGATGAAGCCAAGATGCAAGCCTCCAACTAACTTTTAGTGATCGGCTTATCTTCAATCCAACTTCAGGAGATGGTGATTGGTAAACGCGCTTTGATTTTTTCTTCACATCCAGTTTCAAATCTAGATTGTCTACCTCATCATCCTCTTTTACTCGGAGTGGAGAACTGGACAAGATTAGAGGAACATTTTTAGATAAGCACTCTCATGATCTTTAATACAAAAAGCCTCATACAGGTTTCATCTATACTGCAATTAACTTAACAACTTGACATTATATAAGATTCACCCTAAAAGGAAACCAAAGAGAATACACATGAGAAAATGCAGAAATGTGGATCAAGTAGAGAAAAATGACTTAAATGTTGAATAGAAGAGAAAGTAGAATAAGGAGATTACATTGAACGAGCTTTCTCCCATGGCTGCTCATCTATTGACTCTTCCCATATCACACGATCTCCCAAGCACTGACGGCAAGTCATTATACCCTGCCATTATGAGTTAGTGAATGGCTAGGATGGGTGCCATCAagtacttaataataataataatattaataataataatgataatgataacaTGTCATGTTCCTATGTCCATTGAAGAATGCAAACATGTACCTTTCCATTACATTGGGAACAATCTGATCTTGATCTTTCGATACCGCACTCGGAACATGGAGTATAACCTCTCCCCCTGCAACTTGGACAAGGAAGCTCTCTGATGTATTGTCCATTGGGACCGAACCAGGATCTTGGTTTTGGAAGGGCACTGCTGAAGTGAAATCAATTCAGTAGTAAATTACTAGAGATGTCAGTTCAATCTAACATGCACAGGTCAGCTGAAATGTGAAAGCAGCAAAAtgttaaaagtttttttttttaacaacatATATTGGGAATTCAGGAGGGAGCTGCCATTTGAGCAATAGTTCCAAAAAAACATACTCAACCTACTCACCATTGTAAAGCAGAATAATGAGCATGTAAAAGCTACAATTGACAACATACTAAATCAAGATTCTCAAAGCAAATCAAAAGAAGCAATGCATGTAGACTGAAAGCATTAGAGCAGGCCGGAGTGCTAAAAACCTTGGTTTTGGAACAGGCGAGAGTCCAAATAGCTCCTCTGAAGGATCATAACCCAACTGTGTCTGCCACCCACAGAGgaaaaacaataattaaaaaaagaaggaaaaaaaaccaAAAAGAGCAACCCcgtagaaaaaagaagaagagagtaCTTGGCTTTGTTTAGGCAGAGGAACTGAATCATTATTGTaggaagatgaagatgaagatgatgAAAAGACACAAGGTTTGAGGCTAATCTTTGGGTTGGAGTTGAGAATAACCAAGAAACTCCATTGAGGAAGGAGAGGTCGAAAGAAGGGAGAAAGTGAAGACATTTCCATATGTAAAAGTTGATTCGAGAGAGAGAGTATGAATACCAAAAAGATGATGAAATAAAGTTACCAAGTTAAAATGGGCTTCCCAACTTAGAAGTGATGTTGAAGAAGACCATGTGGTTGGCTAAATGAGACGATGTGTGGCGTAGGATAAGCCTCTACTCCCGACCCCACAACACTTTATATGtatgttttaaaacaaatttaGACATTAGTCAGGTtaagttttattttgattttatcaaaatattataattatttaaaaatatttaaataactgaattattcaataaattttaaataggttattgaattgttaatttttttgaaaaaattatatcAGTAAATTTTAAGAGATGATTCAACTATCAATACTGTTAATTAGTACTTCATCAACGAATAAAAAATATATCTTAAGTTTAAGTTAATTTAATGGTCaagatagaaaataaaaaaaagttcaataaattttaatttgttaattCATAATTTCTAAAACTGTTTCATGAAATAGAAAAAGTCATGTAAGATCGATTTTAACATCCCgattacttaaataaaaatttttaataatttaatgattaaattataactatttttaattaagtgactaaaataaaatttaaatataatttagtgATTAATAGAGTAAtttactttttcaaaaaaaataaggagaaatttttttctaaagcAAGAACTTGTAAGAACCTCACATCCTAGGACATTTCAATTAAGTTATCTTCAAGTAAGTTTTAGAATTGATTAAAATTAATCCCATATGTTTATCTTTtaagatttaaatttaaattctcacaaaacttaaatttaaaatctcaaaacaaatcaaatttttatcatttaaaaaaTTCTTTTGATAAAATCCGCAAAAGAAAACTAAGTTTTAGAATTGATTAAAATTAATTCCATATATTTATCTTTTAAGATTTAAACCTAAATTCTCacaaaacttaaatttaaaatctcaaaacaaatcaaattttttatcatttgaaAAGAATTCTTTTGATAAAATACGCAAAAGAAAACTTCAACTCTTATCTTCTCCCCCACTCACCCCCAAACCTTAACAgaaaatattaaatcaaatataGGTGGGAAGAGAGAGAACCAAAGAAAGAAAATACCCAAAAGAAAAGAATGCTGCAACTTCAACTCTTATCTTCTCCCCCACTCACTCCCCAAACCGTAAACCTCAACTCCATCTCTAACCCCAAGCTTTTCCCATCTTTCTCTTCACTCAACTCCTCCCAAACCCGTTCCTTTAAATTTAATCCCCTCTCTAAACCCTCCAAGTTTTCTCTCAAATGCCGCCAATCTGAATACTTCGATCAGAAACAGAGGTTTAAtgactcttcttcttcttcttcgccATCATCCTTAGGTAAAGCTAAAGCCTTGTGTTTGTAGCTTTTTTTATCAGTGTTTTCTTTTCAAGTGTTGAAAGTGTTTTATTTGACAGCAGGGTTGCCGGCTAGGTTTTATGTAGGTCATTCCATTTACAAAGGGAAGGCTGCTCTGACTGTGGAGCCAAGGGCACCTGAGTTTGTGCCTTTAGATGTACGTTTCATTCATAGtttcctcttctttttttttaagttcaTTTTGCAAATTTGATggtctttctttgttttgtacgCTCATTTTCTTTGGATGTGTTTTATCTACAGTCTGGGGCATTTAAAATATCCAGGGAAGGTTTTGTGCTGCTGCAGTTTGCACCTGCAGCTGGTGTTAGACAATATGATTGGAGTAGGAAGCAGGTGATCTTAT contains:
- the LOC108464009 gene encoding single-stranded DNA-binding protein WHY1, chloroplastic-like isoform X2; the protein is MLQLQLLSSPPLTPQTVNLNSISNPKLFPSFSSLNSSQTRSFKFNPLSKPSKFSLKCRQSEYFDQKQRFNDSSSSSSPSSLGLPARFYVGHSIYKGKAALTVEPRAPEFVPLDSGAFKISREGFVLLQFAPAAGVRQYDWSRKQVFSLSVTEIGTLISLGMRESCEFFHDPFKGKSDEGKVRKVLKVEPLPDGSGHFFNLGVQNKLLNVDENVYIPITRGEFTVLKSAFSFILPYLLGWHAFANSTKPDDTSRANNANPRYGGDYEWSR
- the LOC108461892 gene encoding uncharacterized protein LOC108461892 isoform X2 translates to MEMSSLSPFFRPLLPQWSFLVILNSNPKISLKPCVFSSSSSSSSYNNDSVPLPKQSQTQLGYDPSEELFGLSPVPKPSALPKPRSWFGPNGQYIRELPCPSCRGRGYTPCSECGIERSRSDCSQCNGKGIMTCRQCLGDRVIWEESIDEQPWEKARSISPLRVKEDDEVDNLDLKLDVKKKSKRVYQSPSPEVGLKISRSLKSLNAKTGLFSKRMKIIHRDPMLQAQRVAAIKKAKGTAAARKRVSEALKDFFSDPENRHKRSVSMKGVKFYCRNCGREGHRRHYCPEIRDSSIDKRFKCRVCGEKGHNRRTCPRSMLSNEGRSSRRRHRCKVCRKSGHNRRTCPQVIGVRDILTAGSRIYTCKLCRKEGHNARTCPGSS
- the LOC108464009 gene encoding single-stranded DNA-binding protein WHY1, chloroplastic-like isoform X3, translated to MLQLQLLSSPPLTPQTVNLNSISNPKLFPSFSSLNSSQTRSFKFNPLSKPSKFSLKCRQSEYFDQKQRFNDSSSSSSPSSLAGLPARFYVGHSIYKGKAALTVEPRAPEFVPLDSGAFKISREGFVLLQFAPAAGVRQYDWSRKQVFSLSVTEIGTLISLGMRESCEFFHDPFKGKSDEGKVRKVLKVEPLPDGSGHFFNLEMIHCPIMLIMC
- the LOC108464009 gene encoding single-stranded DNA-binding protein WHY1, chloroplastic-like isoform X1; this encodes MLQLQLLSSPPLTPQTVNLNSISNPKLFPSFSSLNSSQTRSFKFNPLSKPSKFSLKCRQSEYFDQKQRFNDSSSSSSPSSLAGLPARFYVGHSIYKGKAALTVEPRAPEFVPLDSGAFKISREGFVLLQFAPAAGVRQYDWSRKQVFSLSVTEIGTLISLGMRESCEFFHDPFKGKSDEGKVRKVLKVEPLPDGSGHFFNLGVQNKLLNVDENVYIPITRGEFTVLKSAFSFILPYLLGWHAFANSTKPDDTSRANNANPRYGGDYEWSR
- the LOC108461892 gene encoding uncharacterized protein LOC108461892 isoform X1 translates to MEMSSLSPFFRPLLPQWSFLVILNSNPKISLKPCVFSSSSSSSSYNNDSVPLPKQSQTQLGYDPSEELFGLSPVPKPSSALPKPRSWFGPNGQYIRELPCPSCRGRGYTPCSECGIERSRSDCSQCNGKGIMTCRQCLGDRVIWEESIDEQPWEKARSISPLRVKEDDEVDNLDLKLDVKKKSKRVYQSPSPEVGLKISRSLKSLNAKTGLFSKRMKIIHRDPMLQAQRVAAIKKAKGTAAARKRVSEALKDFFSDPENRHKRSVSMKGVKFYCRNCGREGHRRHYCPEIRDSSIDKRFKCRVCGEKGHNRRTCPRSMLSNEGRSSRRRHRCKVCRKSGHNRRTCPQVIGVRDILTAGSRIYTCKLCRKEGHNARTCPGSS